ATAAGCGTACCAAGGACTTCGACAAGCTGAATGCAGTGGTCATGAAACCCGAGTACAGCCTTGAGAACGTCTCGATGATCAGCGGTATACCCGTAAAGGACCTGGCAACGGCTGCAGAGTGGTTCGCAAAATCACCCTCGTCCTGTCTGCTCTACTCAATGGGTATCACCCAGCACACCACCGGTGTCGACAACGTGAAGTCGGTCGCAAATCTCCTGATGCTCACGGGTAACCTTGGAAAGGTGGGCGGCGGAGTGAACGCGCTTCGTGGCCAGAACAATGTTCAGGGCGCCTGCGACATGGGCTGTTTGCCAAACGTGTACAGCGGGTATCAGAAAGTGACAGATGAACCTGCGATCAAGAAGATGCAAGAATGCTGGTGTTGTGATGTCGCGGGAGGCAAGATCGGATACACAGTTACAGAGATGATGAACGTTCTCACAGAGAACCCGCCAAAACTCAAAGCGATGTATATTATGGGAGAGAACCCGATGATATCCGATCCGGATCTCGCTCACGCGGAACACGCTCTTAAGAACCTGGACTTCCTTGTCGTGCAGGACATATTCCTGACGGAGACCGCGCAGCTTGCGGACGTGGTACTACCTGCGGCCTGCTATGCGGAGAAGGACGGCACACAGACAAACACCGAACGTCGTGTCCAGCGGTTCCGTAAGGCTGTCGAGCCACCCGGAGAAGCGAAGGCTGACTGGGAGATCTTCTGCGATCTCGGCAAGAGGATGGGTTATGAGAAGCTGTTTTCATTCAACAGCCCCGAGGAGATATTCAATGAGATCGCCAGGGTCACTCCGTCATACGGCGGTATGAGCTACAAGCGTCTCGAGAAGCCGGAAGCACTGCACTGGCCCTGTCCGGCAGCGGATCACCCGGGAACCCCGATCCTGCACACCCAAAAGTTTGCGACTGCGGACGGTCTCGGAATATTCTCACCGATAGAGTTTAAACCCCCTGCAGAGGTACCGGACGCGGAGTATCCGTTCATTCTTACCACAGGAAGGTGCCTATGGCACTGGCACACCGGATCCATGACAAGGAGATCGCCGTCCCTTGAGAAGGAAGCACCGACGGGATGGATCGAGATCAATAGCGATGACGCAAAGGCGCTCGGTATAAAGAACGACGAGATCGTTCTGGCTAAAACCAGGCGTGGAGAGGTCAAGGTACCTGCGAAGGTGACTGCAGAGATCAAGAAGAATGTGATGTTCATGCCGTTCCACTTCGCAGAATGCGCGGCAAACGTCCTCACGAATAATGCGCTCGATCCGATAGCGAAGATCCCGGAGTTCAAGGCATGTGCTGTGCGGATAGAGAAAATCAAGGAGGCGTGATGAAGATGGTTACAAAAGGCGATATGTTATACGCATGGGCCAATGACAAGGCAAACCGCGAACGGGGTGAGACGGGAGGTGCCGTTACCGCCCTGCTCAAGTATGTGCTCGAGAGCAAAATGGTCGATGCGGTCTATGCAGTAAAGAAAGGGGCAGATATTTACGATGCACAGCCAGCCCTCATCACGGACCCGAACGAGGTCATCCAGACGGCCGGCTCCATACATTGCGGTACATTGCTGGTGACCAAGCAGCTCAGTAAGTGCGTGCTCAACGCAGACCCGAAGATGAAGATCGCGGTCGTCGTCAAGGGCTGTGATACGATGGCCATGTATGAGATGGCGAAAAGGAACCAGATCAACCTTGACAACATCCTGATGATCGGGGTTAACTGCGGCGGAACCGTACAGCCGGTAATGGCCCGGAAGATGATCAGTGAGAAATTCGGAGTCGATCCGGATACAGTTGTGAAAGAGGAGATCGATAAGGGTCAGTTTATCATAGTGACCGCTGATGGCCAGCACAAAGGAATATCCATTGACGAGCTGGAAGAACAGGGTTACGGCCGAAGAAGCAACTGCCGCCGGTGCAAGATGAAGATACCGCGACAGGCGGACATTGCCTGCGGTAACTGGGGCGTAACAGGCGATAAGGCAGGAAAAGCGACCTTCATAGAGGTCTGCAGCGAGAAGGGCGTGTCAATGATGGACAAGGCGATCGCCGCAGGAGCTATCGAGGTCGAAACCGCACAACAAAAGGGTATAGAGATCCGCGGTAAAGTGGAGAGCGCGATGCTCAAACTGGCCGATAAGTGGCGTAAGAAGGACTTCACGACAATGGGTACAGGCACTGAGCGCCTGGAGGCTATCATGAAGGATACATCCAAATGCATCAGGTGTTACTCATGTGTCGAGAGCTGTCCAATATGCTACTGTGAAGAGTGCAGCACTAA
This genomic window from Methanooceanicella nereidis contains:
- a CDS encoding Coenzyme F420 hydrogenase/dehydrogenase, beta subunit C-terminal domain, whose protein sequence is MVTKGDMLYAWANDKANRERGETGGAVTALLKYVLESKMVDAVYAVKKGADIYDAQPALITDPNEVIQTAGSIHCGTLLVTKQLSKCVLNADPKMKIAVVVKGCDTMAMYEMAKRNQINLDNILMIGVNCGGTVQPVMARKMISEKFGVDPDTVVKEEIDKGQFIIVTADGQHKGISIDELEEQGYGRRSNCRRCKMKIPRQADIACGNWGVTGDKAGKATFIEVCSEKGVSMMDKAIAAGAIEVETAQQKGIEIRGKVESAMLKLADKWRKKDFTTMGTGTERLEAIMKDTSKCIRCYSCVESCPICYCEECSTKKSYLVTPGTVPPDFMFHLIRFVHVADSCINCGQCEELCPAEIQNSRIMHMIQNDIEGMFKHVPGVDMEMPVLTVALENEERERLAATGTDQIFNIFKD
- the fdhF gene encoding formate dehydrogenase subunit alpha, with amino-acid sequence MEVKIVPTTCPYCGTGCGLNLVVRDGKVVSVAPWQRHPVNEGKLCPKGRYAHEFIHRDDRLTKPLIKKDGKFVEATWDEAYELITKKFSSYQPEEMACLASARVPNEENYLMQKFARTVLKTPHVDHCARLCHASTVAGLAVSFGSGAMTNNILDIAESKCIFVLGSNTFEQHPLIGRSIIRARQKGAKVIVFDPRFTPTAKHSDLYASFFSGTDVAILNAMMQYIIKNGWENKEFIDKRTKDFDKLNAVVMKPEYSLENVSMISGIPVKDLATAAEWFAKSPSSCLLYSMGITQHTTGVDNVKSVANLLMLTGNLGKVGGGVNALRGQNNVQGACDMGCLPNVYSGYQKVTDEPAIKKMQECWCCDVAGGKIGYTVTEMMNVLTENPPKLKAMYIMGENPMISDPDLAHAEHALKNLDFLVVQDIFLTETAQLADVVLPAACYAEKDGTQTNTERRVQRFRKAVEPPGEAKADWEIFCDLGKRMGYEKLFSFNSPEEIFNEIARVTPSYGGMSYKRLEKPEALHWPCPAADHPGTPILHTQKFATADGLGIFSPIEFKPPAEVPDAEYPFILTTGRCLWHWHTGSMTRRSPSLEKEAPTGWIEINSDDAKALGIKNDEIVLAKTRRGEVKVPAKVTAEIKKNVMFMPFHFAECAANVLTNNALDPIAKIPEFKACAVRIEKIKEA